In a genomic window of Wyeomyia smithii strain HCP4-BCI-WySm-NY-G18 chromosome 1, ASM2978416v1, whole genome shotgun sequence:
- the LOC129717416 gene encoding transcription factor grauzone-like, whose translation MDQFSDRENPPESESSACFTCFRLSQDQLCILNNTAMGANIADLLIKYFWFQRADFRQDHKICRHCWKQLSDFDCFYQEVQRNYDQLQFVGIKQEPVEKSGVSVNTQDLVGVEVDVSLAANQFKQECQSEDENDLKSERTLESEDSTEQEELKLSAKPKRKYTKRNSSDTPKKPKATNYQVKSAEQLAKEDEIIKTHVQYLCEICGINCSTFTQYLKHASEKHGPTGFIVCCGKRYFKKVRLLEHVQQLENPNRFKCDICFKSFISNLGIRRHKQEMHLPDELRVYRCERCPKRFAREKQLQAHLRGHETLDNATAKCHVCEKVFPTEALLKTHVKIRHTRPTDFICDVCAKGFYSKTEFLRHKQSHELSPAELRVQCDICQQWLKNQISWRKHYIRHQQGPATCDLCGHVSPNKAALSGHKRHRHRDAGQHICQECGKEFRKALTLREHMASHTGEALYSCSFCERTFNSNANMFTHRKKMHPREWLALKNAQQGVIASVE comes from the exons ATGGATCAATTTTCAGATCGAGAAAATCCACCCGAAAGTGAATCCAGTGCTTGTTTTACCTGTTTCCGGCTATCACAGGATCAGTTGTGCATACTAAACAATACCGCTATGGGTGCCAACATCGCAGATTTACTGATAAAATACTTCTGGTTCCAACGCGCAGACTTTCGCCAAGATCACAAAATTTGCCGGCATTGTTGGAAGCAGTTGAGCGATTTCGATTGCTTCTACCAAGAAGTGCAGCGTAACTACGATCAGCTGCAGTTTGTCGGAATTAAGCAAGAACCCGTAGAGAAATCCGGTGTCAGCGTCAACACACAAGATTTGGTCGGGGTTGAAGTGGATGTTTCGCTTGCGGCCAACCAGTTCAAGCAGGAATGCCAATCCGAAGATGAAAATGACTTGAAATCAGAACGCACGCTAGAGTCGGAAGATTCTACCGAGCAAGAAGAGCTGAAACTAAGCGCGAAACCGAAACGAAAATATACTAAAAGGAACAGTAGTGACACTCCTAAGAAACCCAAAGCCACGAATTATCAGGTCAAAAGTGCGGAACAACTAGCGAAGGAGGACGAGATTATCAAGACCCATGTGCAGTATCTCTGCGAGATATGCGGAATCAATTGTTCGACTTTCACCCAGTACTTGAAGCATGCTTCGGAAAAGCATGGGCCTACAG GCTTCATCGTATGCTGTGGTAAGCGGTACTTCAAAAAGGTGCGTCTGCTGGAGCACGTTCAGCAGTTGGAAAACCCCAATCGATTCAAGTGCGATATTTGCTTCAAGAGTTTCATCAGCAATCTGGGCATTCGAAGACACAAACAGGAGATGCATCTGCCGGATGAGCTGAGAGTCTACCGTTGCGAACGTTGCCCTAAACGATTCGCCAGAGAGAAGCAACTTCAGGCACACCTCAGGGGGCATGAGACTCTGGATAATGCTACTGCCAAGTGTCATGTTTGTGAGAAGGT atttccaaCGGAAGCTCTGCTGAAAACGCACGTCAAGATTCGCCACACGCGTCCCACCGACTTCATCTGCGATGTTTGCGCGAAAGGATTCTATTCCAAAACGGAATTCCTGCGCCACAAGCAATCGCACGAACTGAGCCCGGCGGAGCTGCGCGTACAGTGTGACATCTGCCAGCAATGGTTGAAGAATCAAATCAGCTGGCGGAAGCACTACATCCGGCACCAGCAAGGTCCGGCCACCTGCGATCTGTGTGGTCACGTATCACCGAACAAGGCAGCACTGTCGGGTCACAAACGTCACCGACATCGGGATGCCGGTCAGCATATCTGCCAAGAGTGTGGTAAGGAGTTCCGTAAAGCATTGACCTTGCGAGAGCATATGGCCTCGCACACCGGTGAGGCACTGTACTCGTGTAGCTTCTGCGAGCGAACGTTCAACTCGAACGCCAACATGTTCACGCACCGGAAAAAGATGCACCCCCGGGAATGGTTGGCCCTGAAGAACGCCCAGCAGGGCGTGATTGCATCCGTGGAATAG